The nucleotide sequence ACTTCTATTCCATGATGTATTCAATGATTTAGCCCTTGAAGATTACATAGTTAAAATCAATCATAGAGAGATATTATTCCTTTTAGCTGATTATGTAGGGTTAAAAGAAAAAGCCATTCCTTTTACGGCCGAAATTGATAAGCTGGATAAGATTGGACGAGAGAAGGTTGTAGATAATGTCCTTGCCTTAGGAGGAGATTCCTCTAAAATAGATGAAGTAATGGATCTCATTATTTTAAAAGACAGAGACCAACTTCTGAATAAAGTCAAATCAATAGACGACTCAAATACCGGAGTAATAGAGCTTTTAGGCTTTTTTGAAAGACTCAACCAGTTTAAGGAAAGAAATTTAAGAGTAGAACTAGACCTTTCGCTTGCCAGAGGCCTCTCCTACTATACAGGAATGATCTATGAAGTAAAACCCACTAGTGTGAGAATGGGTAGTATTTGTGGAGGTGGTAGATATGATAACCTTACAGGAATCTTTGGATTAGATGGAGTATCCGGAATAGGAATATCATTTGGATTGGATCGAATCTATGACGTAATGGATGAGCTTAATTTATTTCCTGAAAAAATAACTCAGCAGATTGAAATCCTTATTTTACACTTCAACGAAGAAAACCTGAGACATGGTCAATCCATTGTGATGCAATTGAGAGCTGCTGGAATCAAAGCAGACCTCTATCCCGAATCTGTGAAAATTCAAAAGCAGTTTACTTACGCCGATAAAATTCGGACTCCTTATGCACTCATTATTGGTGATAATGAAATGAGTTCTGGAGAGTACATGATTAAAAACATGCAATCCGGTGAACAGAAACCAATGAGCATTGATAAAATAATCCAGCTCTTTAAAGGTTAACTTTACAGACTTTGTTTGTATTTCTAATTGATGCCGCGCTGGATACATATTGCTTTACTTATTATCCTGCCTGCTACTGCTAGTAGCCAGGCATTCAGCAGTAAAGGACGTTTTTCTGTTGAATTTGATCGTGGCTGCTCGCCAGTTACCATAAATATTACTGAACATGATGGTTTCGGTGACGTAACAAGGCAATATTTTTATTTTGAAGGAGCTGGTATCACAAGTAGTCAGACATTTACCTATCAAGAAACTGGAACGTTTGAAATTGTTCAAGTCATTGGAAGTGATTTACCTGATGATAAAACAGACACTTTAATTGTTAATGTTCTTGAATCAATTAAGCCTCAAATAGAAATCACTAAATGCAGCAATTTAGATATTTCTGTTACTTCCAAAGACTCATATTATGATAGCATCCGAGTTTATTTCACTACAACAGACTCAGTGACTCTTGTAAATAATCAAAAATCAGAGTTCAGTTTTTCATCACCGAATCTGGTCGCCATTGGTCTGAAAGGTTTTTTTGATAATGCAGATGAAGTTTGCTCAACCTATTTTGAAGAATTACTTCCAATTTCATCCATAGAAGCACCTCAAATTCTCTCTGCCTCGATAAAAGAGACTTGTAAAGATATCTTCTCCATGTATCTTGAGCTCGCTGAAGTAGATACATTGGTTCGCTATAGAGTAATCTTAGATCAATCAGGAGAAACGACTCTTTTTGACAACTATCTTTTTCAAAGCACCTTGGTTCTTAGTGATATACCCTTCACAAAATCAAATTATTGTATTCAGGTTGAATCTTATGATCCATGCAATGATGTTACCCAAAGAAGTTCTGCGATTTGCGCTGAACCAAGTCAACTATCCCTATCCCCTTTTGAGACGCTGTATTCCACATACGATTCAGCAGGGATTTTCATCAATTTGGATGAAGTAAATGTTGGAACTTTTGATGTCTACAGACGGATTCAAGGCCAGGAATTTGAATTGAGATCGCAAAACTCTTCCTCTTTTACAGACCCAATTGGGTCATTAAGTCGGCAATATTTTTATAAGATTGATTATATCGATAGTTGTGGACAAGTGCTCTATTCAGCAGAAACCAATCCCCCTCTGATAGAATCAGATGAAATTGAACCCAATCAATACCTTGCAAGATTTACCCAGCCGGTTAATTCCATTGACTTAGGTATTTCAAATGAATACAGAACCGGCACGACATTTTCTCAATCCACGGGTGATATCAATTCCCCAGAGTTTCCCGTTTCCCTCAATGCAAAAGACGGGAGCCCAAGGCAGTTCATAAGCGCTACATCATCATATACAAATGGACTCATATTAACTTCAAACTCAGAGGCGGTCAGATACGAGCTTATTATTTATGTCCCAAAAGCTTTCACTCCGAATGGTGATGGATTAAACGATCACTTAGAATTATTTGGTTTGCCTACAGAAGATGCTGTCACTAATATCTATTCAAGATGGGGACAGCTTGTTTATTCCTCGGATCAACCAAGTCCAGGGTGGGATGGTACAATCAGCGGATCTTTAGCCGATGAAGGAACTTATCTTTATGAAATAATCTTTGAAACAGTGTCAGGTGAAAAACGCAGGCAAAAAGGTACCTTTACATTGATAAAAAAATAGAGAGACATGTTTGATATGATGAAAATGATGGGCAAAGTGAAGGAGATGCAATCCAAGATGAAAGAAGCTCAAGATCAGCTAAAAGACATCACAGTAACAGGTGAATCTGGAGGAGGACTGGTGAAAGCCAGCGCTAATGGAAACAAAGAATTGATTGCATTAGAAATCGATGATTCTCTGGTTAATGGAACCGATAAGGGGATGATGCGGGATTTAATCATCGCTGCTGTAAATAAAGCCGTGAATGAAGCAGATATCAAAGCAAAAGAGCATATCAAAAACTCTACAGAAGGGTTAATGCCTAATATTCCAGGGATGGACCTTTCAGGAATGATATAAATGATTAAAACTTCTGTTGTTATACTTAATTATAATGGGAGAAACTATCTGGAAAAATTTCTCCCTTCCGTTATCGCTCACTCGAAAGATGCAGAAATCATTGTAGCAGACAATCATTCCAGTGATGATTCAATTGAATTTCTTTCTACAAAATTCCCTCATGTACGATTGATCAAACTCCATAAAAATTATGGATTTGCTGGAGGATATAACGAAGCATTAAAAAAAATTGATGCAGAATATTTCTTACTTCTTAATTCGGATGTTGAAGTAACGGAGAACTGGCTTCAACCTATGGTATCCTTTCTGGATAATAATGAGCTCTATGCAGCATGCCAACCTAAAATCAAGGATTATAATCATAAAGCTTTATTTGAGTATGCAGGTGCTGGCGGAGGGTTTCTTGATTTTTTGGGATACCCTTTCTGCAGAGGGCGGATTTTCAATCACTTAGAAATTGACTCAGGACAGTACAATAACCCCATGGATATTTTTTGGTCTTCAGGTGCATGCATGTTGGTAAGATCAAATGTTTTCTTTGAGGCAGGTGGATTCGACTCAGATTTTTTTGCTCATATGGAAGAAATCGACTTGTGTTGGCGTATTAATAGCCTTGACCTCAAGATCAAATCGATTCCAGAATCCACGGTTTATCATGTTGGTGGCGGTACTTTAGATAAATCGAATTCATTCAAAACTTATCTTAACTTCCGTAATGGGCTTTTTCTACTTCTGAAGAATCTTCCACTTAAGAAATTATGGCAAAAAATTCCCGCAAGGGTACTACTCGACTGGGTTGCTGCTATGAAATTCCTTATTGAAGGAAATCCCAAACACAGTCTTTCGGTTTTAAGAGCACATGTATCTGTGATTGCTAACTTCAATAAAACATTAAAAAAACGTCGGTTAACGTCCCCAATTCCTAAGTCTAAATTGATGCTTTTTGAATATTTCTTAAAGGGAAATAAAAAATTTAGTAATCTTTAATAATACCAAAGTGTATTATTTCGCCTTCTGAGGTGTTTTCTGAAATTCATTACAAAAGCTAAGCCCAGATAAATAATGAGTGGCGAACCGAAAGTCAAGAAAGAGGTGTAAATAAAAAATAGTCGTATGCTGGAAGTAGGTATGCCTAGTTTCTCACCTAACCTGGTACAAACACCGAACGCATATTTCTCTAAATACTCTTGCATGATTTACTAATTAGCTCAAAGATATACAATACTAGTTTTAGATAGTTCAATTATTAGTACTCCAAAACAATAAATTCGATTAATTTTGCGTGGATATAACTAAGAATTATACTATTTATTGTTTGTACAATTAAAAAAACAGAATCAAATGAAAAAATTTAACCTAGCCATGGCATTTGCTGCCGGAGCAATTTTGCTTTCCGGTTGTAAGCTTGACAAGATGATAAAATTGGCTCAGGAGAGTGATCTTCAAGTGAATCCTAATCCACTTGAAGTACACGGAGGAAACGTACCATTCGAGGTGAGTGCGGTTACTCCGCCAAAAACTCTTCCACAAAATACAATGCTCACTTTAAATACAATTTACGTATACGGTGATCAGGAAGTAACTGTTGGATCAATAGAAATGAAAGCTTCTGATTTTCCAAATAGTTCTTCAACTACTTCAAGGAGAGCAGAAAACTTCACATTCCCTTATCAGGAAGGAATGAATCCAGGTACGCTTTATATACAGGCTGTTGCAACTGATACACGAAACGGAAAGACAAAAGAGTCTGAGCGTCTTTCAGTTGCTCAAGGCCTAATCATGACTTCTGGATGGGTGAAAGATGTGACAATGGCATCTTACGCAGCTCATGGATATGATGATAGAGAAGAATTAGTTCCAACAAATGTAGATTTCTACTTCGACCAAGGAAGATCTAATTTAAGAACGTCCTTAAAATATGATGGTGTATCTAATGCATCTAAAAGAGATGAGCTAAGTGCATTCATCGCTGAGAAGAATGTTACAAGAACAGTTACCATCACAGGTACTCACTCACCAGAGGGTACTGAAACAATAAACAGTGACTTATCTGAAGATAGAGCTTCAACAATCGAGAAATACTACAGAGCTAGAATGGATCGATATGATTATAAAGGAGCCGCAGATTCAATTGATTTCATCCTTAAGCCAGTTGTTCAGAATTGGGCTTCATTCAAAGCTGCTTTAGCTTCTTATGATGGGATTACTTCTGAGGAAAAGTCTCAGTACAACAACATCATCAATGGATCAGGTTCTTTCGTAGAAAAAGAGAAAGAAATGAAAAAGCTTTCTACCTACAAGAAAGTATTCAAAGATGTATATCCTGGTTTAAGAACAGCACAAACGAATGTTCTTACAGTAAAGCCTAAGAAATCTAATGCTGAGATAGCAGTTTTGGCCAAGTCTATCGTAAATGGAGATGCTAATGCGGATACATTGACTATAGAAGAGCTTATGTTCAGCGCTACCTTGACTCCATCTTTGGAAGAAAAAGCGTCTATCTACAAAGCTGCTGCTGACAAATCAGGAGCATGGGCTGCTCATAACAATCTTGCTGCTGCTCACATTGAGATGGCAAAAAGAGGAGATGCTTCTAAATTAGACGGAGCTGCAACTCAACTTGAAATTGCTATGAACAAAATGGGCGATGCTGCTGAAGTACAAGCTAACATGGCTGCTGTTCAAGTTATGCAAGGTGAGTACGAAGCTGCTTATGAAACACTTAATGGTGTTAGCTCTTCTTCCAATGATATCAATGGAAAAGTAAGTGCTATGAAAGGCGCTGTTGAAGTGAGAATGGCTGAATACGATAAAGCTAAAGCTACATTTGCTTCCGCTACTAACGGAGAGAATGTAATGATCGATAGAGGTCTTGCATACTTGCTAAGTGGTGATTACAAAATGGCAGATGCTGAATTCAATCAAGTAGAAAGAGCTGATGCTTATTACTTGCTTGCAGTTTCAGCAGCTAGACAAAGTAATGCTGCTGGTGTAGGTTCTAATCTTAAGAAAGCTGTTGATGCTGAGCCGTCTTACAAAGACATGGCATTAAATGATCTTGAATTTACCAACTTCGCTGAAGCTGTAAACGAAGCAGTGAAATAATTAATATTCTCACTAGTAATAAAAAAGCCCTACCAGATTGGTAGGGCTTTTTTATTTAATCATATATCTGTAATTCGATCATACTCATCGTTAAAAACCATCCGGAAAACGATCAATAATAAGGCATTCATCATTAATTTAGCAAACCGAAAAATACAACTTTTACAATGAGAGAAATCCAATTCAGAGAAGCACTTGGCGAGGCAATGAGTGAAGAAATGAGAAGAGACGAAGATGTCTTTTTAATGGGTGAGGAAGTAGCTGAGTATAATGGTGCTTATAAAGTAAGTCAGGGTATGCTTGATGAATTTGGAGCAAAACGAATAATAGATACCCCTATTGCTGAGCTAGGCTTTGCTGGAATTGGTGTTGGAGCTGCAGCGAACGGCCTACGTCCTATCATCGAATTCATGACGTTTAACTTTTCACTTGTAGCAATAGATCAAGTTATTAATAGTGCTGCAAAGATGCTTTCCATGTCTGGAGGTCAATATAGTGTTCCAATTGTATTTCGAGGGCCTACAGGAAACGCCGGACAACTAAGTCAACAACATTCTCAAAATTTTGAAAACTGGTATGCAAATACCGCTGGACTAAAAGTAGTCGTTCCTTCCAATCCATATGATGCTAAAGGACTTTTAAAAACGGCCATCAGAGATGATAATCCTGTAATCTTCATGGAATCTGAGTTGATGTATGGAGACAAGGGTGAAGTTCCTGAAGAAGAATACTTATTAGAAATAGGTCAAGCAAATGTCGTAAGAGATGGATCAGATGTTACAATCGTTTCATTTGGTAAAATGATGAAAGTGGCTAATCAGGCTGCTGAAGAATTAACTAAAGAAGGAACCGAAGCTGAAGTGATTGATCTTAGATCAGTGAGACCAATAGACTACCAATCAATTGTTGAGTCTGTCAAAAAAACAAACAGGCTAGTGATTGTAGAAGAAGCATGGCCATTGGCTTCAATCTCCTCTGAGATAAGTCACCATGTACAACGAAATGCATTTGATTGGCTTGACGCTCCTGTACACAGGATCACCAACAAAGATGTATCCCTTCCATATGCTCCAACATTAATTGAAGAAGTTCTTCCTAATGTTGCAAGAACTATTGAAGCAGTAAAGACAGTTACCTATCAGAAGTAATTGACACAAAATATTGTAATCAAAAAGGCAGACAACTCGTTTGCCTTTTTCATTTACGGCTATAAATGTCATAATTCAACTCGTAGACGGAAGCGTATTTACCATGCTTCTGAACATATTCAATTAAGTTGGTAAAGAAAGAATCAGATCCTAGAGTTGCTGAATCTCCGACGATTACCAGCCTGTGTCTGGCTCTTGTCATAGCTACATTCAACCTTCGGTATTCTTTCAAAAAACCTATTTCACCATCCGAATTAGATCTGGTAAGTGAGATGTAAATAGCATCACGTTCTTGCCCCTGAAATGCATCCACACTATTGATATTAATGTGCTCTCGATAAGAAGCTACTTCCTCTGACTCGTTTACCTTCTTGTTTAGCACCTCTACTTGCGCCTTATATGGAGCAATAACTCCAATGGAGAGTCCATCAGGTTTATCATCAGCAATGAGATTGATAAGTAAGTCTGCTTCATCTTCGTTATATGTGCTAAGAGTTTCCTTTTTGACTTTTTCGGTATATCCTGCCCCTGCTGTATCAACGAAATAAATGGCTGGTTCAAACATCTTATCTCTCGAAGTAACAGAGGAAGATGCCTTCAACTTACTATCGTAGAATTGAACACTTGAGAAATTCATAATAGATGCCTCCATCCTATATTGAGTTTCTAACATCACTTTAGCATCAGCTTGATTATCAACTCCTCTGTAGAACAATGTATCTTCCAGTCCTTCTTTAGCAGCCTCTCTGGACTTAATGGTAGGCGGTAGTTGATGATGATCACCAGACATGATAACTCGTTGAACACGATTTAAGGGTATCCAACATGCGGCCTCCAAAGCTTGCGATGATTCATCAATAAATATGGTCTTAAACAGGCGATCTTGGATTAATGAATGGCAAGATCCAGTAAGCGTACATGCAATTACTTGAGCTTTATCTAAAAGGCTTTCTGAAATGTAGTTTTCTAAAAACCTGGACTCTCTCTTTAAACTTTTAGCCTCTTTGTACAACATTTCACGTTGTGTCTTTTCCTGCTTCCCAAAATTTCGTTTGTATTTGCTTGCAAGCGTTCGAAATTCTTCAGATTGCTTTCTCATCTCCTTGAGTCTTCCAAAATCTGCATGCTGACTGATTTTTACATCCAAGCTGTTTTCCACTACTTCTGGAGTCAATCTTGCTGGATGTCCTATCCTCAATACACTTATGCCCTCATTAGCGAGTCTTTCTACAAGGAGGTCTACCGCGGCATTGCTCGGAGCACAAACAAGAGCCTGCCTTTCAATTTCCACAGTTTCTTTAATGCACTTAACTAAAGTGGTTGTTTTACCTGTACCTGGAGGTCCATGAACGAATGCAACATCCTTTGAGCTAGCAATCTTTTCAAAAGCACTATTCTGTCCTTTATTCAATGAAGGGACCTCATACATGTATCCTCCACCAAATTGTGCCTGCCGATTTCCATAAAAAACATCTCGTAGTTCTGATAAGCGATCATTTTTTGCATTTAATACCAGATTCAATGCTTTATTCATTTCCCGATAGGTAGAGTCATCAAACAAGAGATTCAATCCTAATCTATCTTCTTTAATCCAGTCAGGTAAAAATGATTGGTTAAGCACAACTCGCATCGTATACTCTTTTAAGTAGCCTACAACTCCGTTGATTGTCTTTTTCTCATCGCTTCCAGAAAATATTCCAACTACAGATCCTACGTGAAATGAATGTTTTTGCTCCCTATTTTTAGACTTAGATAATTCGAGTGTAAGTCGTTCACCGGTACTAATAAAGTCCTTTTCTATTTGAATAGGATACCATGTAATCCCATTCTTTTCTCTGTCCTGAATGGTAGTAAGAGTCATTCGCTCTTGAAATTGAGTATAGTCAGCTTCCTTTTCTTTTTTAAGTAAAGCTATCTGATGCTCTAACTGATGGGTGATTTCTTCTGAGGTCAAGTGATTCAATTTTATGCAGCAATTAAACACAAATCACTGAGTTTGGTTAATACTATAACAAGAATAAGTTTATGCTATTACAACCTGCTCCTCCCAACTTTCGAAATCATCAACACAAGTTTTCATTTGTCATAAAATCAGATGAATCAAAAGTTTGGCAATGGCTAAATGATCCTAAGACATTTATGAACAATCAAGTTTGGCCATATAAAGTAGAATTCTACAGCCCCCATCCTCCACAAATACAGAATGGATTTCACGAAGGGGTATTAACTAATCACACAGGGCCATTAATCAATTTTGCTGGGCAGTTGGTTTCGATTAAAGAAAACTATCGTGACTTACAGTACTTCTACGGTAGCTATGCTATTCGTTTTAGTTGGATAAGGCCCTACAGACTTGAATTTTGGACAAAGAATATGGAAGGTCATACAGAATTAACCTGTGCAATCAGTTCGTATGTAAAGCCTAGCATGTATTCACTTTGGAATAAAAGCCAGAAATTTTTCTGGAAGCGATTTAAAAAATGGTCTACTCAAAGTATAATGAAAATTTGAGTTATTTCATTCCTCCTAACATATTGGCAAGAGCTCTCTTCCCTCCTGATTTGTTCATCATCTTCATCATCTTCCGCATCTGCTCAAATTGCTTCAAAAGTTGATTTACTTCCTGTATTGAGGTTCCACTTCCTTTTGCTATCCTTTGCTTTCGGGTGCCATTTAATACCTCTGGTTGTGTACGTTCTTTGGGAGTCATGGATTTAATAATCGCCTCGATAGGCTTAAGTGAGTCATCATCTATATCAATATCTTTGATTGCTTTTCCCATTCCAGGGATCATACCCAAGAGATCTTTCATGCTTCCCATTTTTTTCATCTGCTCCATTTGAGCTAGGAAATCATCAAACCCGAATTGATTCTTCCGAATCTTCTTATTTATACGACGAGCTTCGTCCTCATCATAATTCTGTTGCGCCCTTTCAACCAAGCTTACAACATCTCCCATCCCGAGAATTCTGCTAGCCATCCTATCTGGGTGGAACAGATCTATGGCATCCATCTTCTCTCCTGTTGAGATATACTTGATTGGTTTCTGAACTTCTTTACGAATAGAAAGAGCCGCACCACCACGAGTGTCACCATCTAGTTTTGTTAATACAACTCCATCAAAGTCCAATCGCTCATTGAAGGTTGCCGCTGTATTAACTGCATCCTGACCAGTCATTGCATCAACCACAAATAGCGTTTCTGCTGGCTTTACTTCCTTTTTGAGCTCAGATATTTCATTCATCATCTGCTCATCTACTGCCAATCTACCCGCAGTATCAATAATCAGTGTTCGTTTTCCATTATCCTTTGCATGCTTGATTGCATTTTTCGCAATCTTCACTGCATCTTTATTTTCAGGCTCAGCGTACACTTCAACACCTACTTGTTCGCCTAAAACCTTGAGCTGGTCAATTGCCGCAGGACGATAAATATCACAAGCTGCGAGTAAAACAGTACGCCCTTGCTTCTTTAAAAGACTAGCAAGTTTACCTGTAAAGGTGGTTTTACCAGAACCTTGAAGTCCTGAAATAAGGATAATGTTTGGATTGCCATCAAGACTAATCGGAACATTAGTATCTCCCATGAGCTTAGTAAGCTCTTCAGAAACAATCTTCGTTAATAATTGACCAGGAGAAACCGAAATAAGTACATCTCTTCCTAACGCTTCTTCTTTAATGTTATCAGTGACATCTTTTGCTACTTTGTAATTAACATCTGCATCGACTAGAGCTCTTCTGATCTCCTTGATCGTAGTTGCAATATTAATTTCTGTAATCTGCCCTTGGCCTTTCAGGTTCTTGAATGCCCGGTCCAGTTTTACACTTAAATTATCAAACATAATCGTACTTCAGTTTTCAGGATACAAAGGTATAAAATAGTGTTCAGTGAATGATAGCTCTTTTGAAATGAAACCTTTTTTTACAGATAGAGTATAACTAGTACCTTGCATAACAAAATACAACCAACATGAAAAAGACTATTTTAATACTAGCCGTAGCGCTTTGTTTTTCTGTAGTAGGTCAAGCTCAGAAAGTAACGAAAAAGGATATTGTAGGCACATGGAAATTGGTGATTGATATCGAAGAGGAAATGGAAGAAGAAGCTGAAGATGCTGACACTATGCTTGAAGAAGTGTTTATTAAGGCAATTTCTGGTTTCGTTGGAGGAATTATGGAAGATGTTGAGATCTATTTTGACTTTCAGAGTGATAATGATGTAAAGATTACAGTAAATGCTTACGGCGAAACTGAAACTGAACGAGGTTCATGGTACATCAATCGTCGCGGTTACCTGGTAATTGAAGACATAGAAGACGATGACGATAGTTTTCATATCTCTGCGGACGATGACGAATGGAAATTAGTTGATGGGATTCTCGTAAGTGACGAACATGAGAGAGACAGAAATGTGTACATGGCTCGTGTAAACTAAGAACAATTAATCACCACTCTACTGAAAGGGCAATCTTCTAAGACTGCTCTTTTTTATTTATCAATACATCTAAGCTGATTTTACCAGCTCCATTTAGCATCAAAAAAACTGAACCTGCAAGCATAGAAATAGCTGGATAAGTACTCGGGTATGTATCGCCTACATGAACTAAAAGGATGGCTACAATAAAGTTGACAATCATCAAAATACTAGCTGGTCGA is from Marinobacter alexandrii and encodes:
- the hisS gene encoding histidine--tRNA ligase, with the translated sequence MSKSKPSLPRGTRDFGPTISAKRSYIIEKIKKNFIKYGFSQLETPAMENLSTLTGKYGDEGDQLLYKILNSGDYLSKATEDDYKEGSKHLSSKISEKGLRYDLTVPFARFVVMNQNEIPFPFKRYQIQPVWRADRPQKGRYREFYQCDADIVGSKGIWNEVELTLLFHDVFNDLALEDYIVKINHREILFLLADYVGLKEKAIPFTAEIDKLDKIGREKVVDNVLALGGDSSKIDEVMDLIILKDRDQLLNKVKSIDDSNTGVIELLGFFERLNQFKERNLRVELDLSLARGLSYYTGMIYEVKPTSVRMGSICGGGRYDNLTGIFGLDGVSGIGISFGLDRIYDVMDELNLFPEKITQQIEILILHFNEENLRHGQSIVMQLRAAGIKADLYPESVKIQKQFTYADKIRTPYALIIGDNEMSSGEYMIKNMQSGEQKPMSIDKIIQLFKG
- a CDS encoding gliding motility-associated C-terminal domain-containing protein, producing MPRWIHIALLIILPATASSQAFSSKGRFSVEFDRGCSPVTINITEHDGFGDVTRQYFYFEGAGITSSQTFTYQETGTFEIVQVIGSDLPDDKTDTLIVNVLESIKPQIEITKCSNLDISVTSKDSYYDSIRVYFTTTDSVTLVNNQKSEFSFSSPNLVAIGLKGFFDNADEVCSTYFEELLPISSIEAPQILSASIKETCKDIFSMYLELAEVDTLVRYRVILDQSGETTLFDNYLFQSTLVLSDIPFTKSNYCIQVESYDPCNDVTQRSSAICAEPSQLSLSPFETLYSTYDSAGIFINLDEVNVGTFDVYRRIQGQEFELRSQNSSSFTDPIGSLSRQYFYKIDYIDSCGQVLYSAETNPPLIESDEIEPNQYLARFTQPVNSIDLGISNEYRTGTTFSQSTGDINSPEFPVSLNAKDGSPRQFISATSSYTNGLILTSNSEAVRYELIIYVPKAFTPNGDGLNDHLELFGLPTEDAVTNIYSRWGQLVYSSDQPSPGWDGTISGSLADEGTYLYEIIFETVSGEKRRQKGTFTLIKK
- a CDS encoding YbaB/EbfC family nucleoid-associated protein, encoding MFDMMKMMGKVKEMQSKMKEAQDQLKDITVTGESGGGLVKASANGNKELIALEIDDSLVNGTDKGMMRDLIIAAVNKAVNEADIKAKEHIKNSTEGLMPNIPGMDLSGMI
- a CDS encoding glycosyltransferase family 2 protein — its product is MIKTSVVILNYNGRNYLEKFLPSVIAHSKDAEIIVADNHSSDDSIEFLSTKFPHVRLIKLHKNYGFAGGYNEALKKIDAEYFLLLNSDVEVTENWLQPMVSFLDNNELYAACQPKIKDYNHKALFEYAGAGGGFLDFLGYPFCRGRIFNHLEIDSGQYNNPMDIFWSSGACMLVRSNVFFEAGGFDSDFFAHMEEIDLCWRINSLDLKIKSIPESTVYHVGGGTLDKSNSFKTYLNFRNGLFLLLKNLPLKKLWQKIPARVLLDWVAAMKFLIEGNPKHSLSVLRAHVSVIANFNKTLKKRRLTSPIPKSKLMLFEYFLKGNKKFSNL
- a CDS encoding PspC domain-containing protein, which gives rise to MQEYLEKYAFGVCTRLGEKLGIPTSSIRLFFIYTSFLTFGSPLIIYLGLAFVMNFRKHLRRRNNTLWYY
- a CDS encoding pyruvate dehydrogenase complex E1 component subunit beta — its product is MREIQFREALGEAMSEEMRRDEDVFLMGEEVAEYNGAYKVSQGMLDEFGAKRIIDTPIAELGFAGIGVGAAANGLRPIIEFMTFNFSLVAIDQVINSAAKMLSMSGGQYSVPIVFRGPTGNAGQLSQQHSQNFENWYANTAGLKVVVPSNPYDAKGLLKTAIRDDNPVIFMESELMYGDKGEVPEEEYLLEIGQANVVRDGSDVTIVSFGKMMKVANQAAEELTKEGTEAEVIDLRSVRPIDYQSIVESVKKTNRLVIVEEAWPLASISSEISHHVQRNAFDWLDAPVHRITNKDVSLPYAPTLIEEVLPNVARTIEAVKTVTYQK
- a CDS encoding AAA domain-containing protein — protein: MTSEEITHQLEHQIALLKKEKEADYTQFQERMTLTTIQDREKNGITWYPIQIEKDFISTGERLTLELSKSKNREQKHSFHVGSVVGIFSGSDEKKTINGVVGYLKEYTMRVVLNQSFLPDWIKEDRLGLNLLFDDSTYREMNKALNLVLNAKNDRLSELRDVFYGNRQAQFGGGYMYEVPSLNKGQNSAFEKIASSKDVAFVHGPPGTGKTTTLVKCIKETVEIERQALVCAPSNAAVDLLVERLANEGISVLRIGHPARLTPEVVENSLDVKISQHADFGRLKEMRKQSEEFRTLASKYKRNFGKQEKTQREMLYKEAKSLKRESRFLENYISESLLDKAQVIACTLTGSCHSLIQDRLFKTIFIDESSQALEAACWIPLNRVQRVIMSGDHHQLPPTIKSREAAKEGLEDTLFYRGVDNQADAKVMLETQYRMEASIMNFSSVQFYDSKLKASSSVTSRDKMFEPAIYFVDTAGAGYTEKVKKETLSTYNEDEADLLINLIADDKPDGLSIGVIAPYKAQVEVLNKKVNESEEVASYREHININSVDAFQGQERDAIYISLTRSNSDGEIGFLKEYRRLNVAMTRARHRLVIVGDSATLGSDSFFTNLIEYVQKHGKYASVYELNYDIYSRK
- the ffh gene encoding signal recognition particle protein, yielding MFDNLSVKLDRAFKNLKGQGQITEINIATTIKEIRRALVDADVNYKVAKDVTDNIKEEALGRDVLISVSPGQLLTKIVSEELTKLMGDTNVPISLDGNPNIILISGLQGSGKTTFTGKLASLLKKQGRTVLLAACDIYRPAAIDQLKVLGEQVGVEVYAEPENKDAVKIAKNAIKHAKDNGKRTLIIDTAGRLAVDEQMMNEISELKKEVKPAETLFVVDAMTGQDAVNTAATFNERLDFDGVVLTKLDGDTRGGAALSIRKEVQKPIKYISTGEKMDAIDLFHPDRMASRILGMGDVVSLVERAQQNYDEDEARRINKKIRKNQFGFDDFLAQMEQMKKMGSMKDLLGMIPGMGKAIKDIDIDDDSLKPIEAIIKSMTPKERTQPEVLNGTRKQRIAKGSGTSIQEVNQLLKQFEQMRKMMKMMNKSGGKRALANMLGGMK